One Malania oleifera isolate guangnan ecotype guangnan chromosome 10, ASM2987363v1, whole genome shotgun sequence genomic region harbors:
- the LOC131165273 gene encoding uncharacterized protein LOC131165273: MNLKSLFFSFSSVLVVFLAISFGFTRTSYYKARHLKSTLSSHPAFFKRLPWFLRPTPNPKPTPMTELGSVPPYCVLWMAPFLSGGGYSSEAWSYVLALHEHMKNPRFRLAIEQHGDLQNLEFWEGLPQDVKNLGVELYQTECRMNETVVVCHSEPGAWYPPLFQTLPCPPSGYRDFMFVVGRTMFETDRLNIEHVNRCNQMDLVWVPTEFHVSTFIQSGVEPSKVAKIVQPIDINFFNPEKYRPLDLASAGNLVLGKTSGGSSSEKNEFVFLSVFKWEYRKGWDVLLKAYLKEFSWVDGVALYLLTNPYHSDIDFSNKIVEFVEDSDIDRPINGWAPIYVIDIHISQADLPRVYKAADSFVLPSRGEGWGRPVVEAMAMSLPVIVTNWSGPTEFLTEKNSYPLPVNKMSEVMEGPFKGHLWAEPSVYKLRVLMRQVMTNIEEARARGRQARLDMANRFSPEIVAGILADHIENILNKRN, translated from the coding sequence ATGAACCTGAAAtccctcttcttctctttctcgtCTGTCCTTGTTGTCTTCCTCGCAATCTCATTCGGTTTCACCAGAACAAGCTATTACAAAGCCCGACACCTGAAATCGACACTCTCGTCACATCCCGCATTCTTTAAGAGACTTCCATGGTTTCTTCGCCCAACCCCAAATCCGAAGCCGACCCCAATGACGGAACTCGGTTCTGTTCCGCCTTACTGTGTCCTTTGGATGGCCCCTTTTCTTTCAGGTGGTGGGTATAGTTCTGAAGCTTGGTCTTACGTCTTGGCCCTTCATGAACACATGAAAAACCCTAGATTTAGGTTGGCTATTGAGCAACATGGGGATCTACAGAACTTAGAATTCTGGGAGGGTTTGCCCCAGGACGTCAAGAACTTGGGTGTTGAGCTTTATCAGACAGAGTGCAGAATGAATGAGACTGTTGTGGTGTGCCATAGTGAGCCTGGAGCTTGGTATCCCCCATTGTTTCAGACCCTTCCCTGCCCACCATCTGGGTATAGAGATTTCATGTTTGTAGTTGGTCGGACGATGTTTGAAACCGATAGGTTGAATATCGAGCATGTAAACCGCTGCAATCAAATGGACCTTGTCTGGGTTCCTACTGAGTTTCATGTTTCTACATTCATTCAAAGTGGGGTTGAACCCTCCAAAGTCGCCAAGATTGTTCAACCCATTGACATAAATTTCTTCAATCCTGAAAAATACAGGCCATTGGATCTTGCTTCTGCAGGGAATTTAGTATTAGGTAAAACTTCCGGAGGCTCGAGTTCAGAGAAAAATGAGTTCGTATTCTTGAGTGTTTTCAAATGGGAGTACAGGAAGGGATGGGATGTGTTGTTGAAGGCATACCTGAAAGAATTCTCTTGGGTTGATGGGGTTGCTTTGTATCTGTTGACAAATCCATACCATTCTGATATAGATTTTAGTAATAAGATAGTGGAGTTTGTGGAGGATTCTGATATTGACAGACCAATCAATGGTTGGGCTCCAATTTATGTGATCGATATTCACATTAGTCAAGCTGATCTGCCACGAGTGTACAAGGCAGCTGATTCATTTGTTCTTCCTTCAAGAGGGGAAGGGTGGGGTAGGCCCGTTGTGGAGGCAATGGCAATGTCACTGCCAGTGATTGTGACAAACTGGTCTGGACCTACAGAGTTTTTGACAGAGAAGAATAGCTACCCTTTGCCCGTGAATAAGATGAGTGAAGTGATGGAAGGGCCATTCAAAGGTCATCTTTGGGCTGAACCTTCTGTCTATAAGCTTCGAGTTCTAATGAGGCAAGTCATGACTAATATTGAAGAAGCTAGAGCCAGAGGAAGGCAGGCGAGGTTGGACATGGCAAACAGGTTTTCCCCTGAGATTGTTGCTGGGATTCTTGCTGATCATATAGAAAACATTCTAAACAAGAGGAATTGA
- the LOC131165274 gene encoding COP9 signalosome complex subunit 6a-like isoform X1, with protein sequence MASSSSSGLTFKLHPLVIVNISDHYTRVKSQTNPPLLACNATGSSNSADGAAASAPPSPRVYGCVIGVQRGRTVEIFNSFELLYDPSTHSLDRPFLEKKQELYKKVFPHFYILGWYSTGSDAEESDMHIHKALMDINESPVYVLLNPSINHAQKDLPVTIYESELHVIDGIPQLIFVRSSYTIETVEAERISVDHVAHLKPSDGGSAATQLAAHLTGIHSAIKMLNSRIRVLHHYLLAMQKGEIPCENALLRQVSSLLRRLPAIESEKFQDDFLMEYNDTLLITYLAMFTNCSSTMNELVDKFNTAYDRHSRRGGRTAFI encoded by the exons ATGGCGTCGTCCTCGAGTAGCGGGCTGACATTCAAGCTGCACCCGCTTGTGATAGTTAACATATCTGATCACTACACGAGGGTCAAATCACAGACGAACCCTCCGCTGCTCGCCTGCAACGCCACCGGCAGCAGCAACAGCGCCGACGGGGCTGCTGCATCGGCGCCTCCATCCCCGAGGGTGTACGGATGCGTGATTGGAGTGCAGAGGGGACGCACCGTCGAGATCTTCAACAGCTTCGAGCTTCTCTACGATCCTTCCACGCACTCCCTCGACCGCCCCTTCCTCGAGAAGAAGCAAGAGCTCT ATAAGAAGGTTTTTCCTCACTTCTACATCCTAGGTTGGTACTCCACGGGTAGTGACGCCGAGGAATCTGATATGCATATTCATAAAGCT TTAATGGATATTAATGAAAGCCCTGTTTATGTTCTTCTCAATCCCTCAATAAATCATGCACAAAAGGATCTGCCAGTGACTATATATGAAAGTG AGTTGCATGTCATTGATGGGATTCCACAACTTATTTTTGTACGTTCAAGCTACACTATTGAG ACAGTGGAAGCAGAAAGGATCTCAGTTGATCATGTTGCACATCTTAAACCATCTGACGGAGGTTCAGCAGCAACCCAGT TGGCTGCTCACCTTACAGGCATTCACAGTGCCATCAAGATGCTGAACAGCAGAATCAGGGTGCTTCATCACTATCTTCTTGCAATGCAGAAAG GTGAAATCCCCTGTGAGAATGCGCTGCTAAGGCAAGTTTCAAGTCTTTTAAGAAGATTGCCTGCCATTGAATCCgaaaaatttcaagatgatttcTTGATG GAGTACAATGATACATTATTGATCACCTACCTAGCTATGTTCACGAACTGCTCAAG
- the LOC131165274 gene encoding COP9 signalosome complex subunit 6a-like isoform X2: MASSSSSGLTFKLHPLVIVNISDHYTRVKSQTNPPLLACNATGSSNSADGAAASAPPSPRVYGCVIGVQRGRTVEIFNSFELLYDPSTHSLDRPFLEKKQELCWYSTGSDAEESDMHIHKALMDINESPVYVLLNPSINHAQKDLPVTIYESELHVIDGIPQLIFVRSSYTIETVEAERISVDHVAHLKPSDGGSAATQLAAHLTGIHSAIKMLNSRIRVLHHYLLAMQKGEIPCENALLRQVSSLLRRLPAIESEKFQDDFLMEYNDTLLITYLAMFTNCSSTMNELVDKFNTAYDRHSRRGGRTAFI; the protein is encoded by the exons ATGGCGTCGTCCTCGAGTAGCGGGCTGACATTCAAGCTGCACCCGCTTGTGATAGTTAACATATCTGATCACTACACGAGGGTCAAATCACAGACGAACCCTCCGCTGCTCGCCTGCAACGCCACCGGCAGCAGCAACAGCGCCGACGGGGCTGCTGCATCGGCGCCTCCATCCCCGAGGGTGTACGGATGCGTGATTGGAGTGCAGAGGGGACGCACCGTCGAGATCTTCAACAGCTTCGAGCTTCTCTACGATCCTTCCACGCACTCCCTCGACCGCCCCTTCCTCGAGAAGAAGCAAGAGCTCT GTTGGTACTCCACGGGTAGTGACGCCGAGGAATCTGATATGCATATTCATAAAGCT TTAATGGATATTAATGAAAGCCCTGTTTATGTTCTTCTCAATCCCTCAATAAATCATGCACAAAAGGATCTGCCAGTGACTATATATGAAAGTG AGTTGCATGTCATTGATGGGATTCCACAACTTATTTTTGTACGTTCAAGCTACACTATTGAG ACAGTGGAAGCAGAAAGGATCTCAGTTGATCATGTTGCACATCTTAAACCATCTGACGGAGGTTCAGCAGCAACCCAGT TGGCTGCTCACCTTACAGGCATTCACAGTGCCATCAAGATGCTGAACAGCAGAATCAGGGTGCTTCATCACTATCTTCTTGCAATGCAGAAAG GTGAAATCCCCTGTGAGAATGCGCTGCTAAGGCAAGTTTCAAGTCTTTTAAGAAGATTGCCTGCCATTGAATCCgaaaaatttcaagatgatttcTTGATG GAGTACAATGATACATTATTGATCACCTACCTAGCTATGTTCACGAACTGCTCAAG